In Arcobacter sp. F155, the genomic window CATCTGGTGTTAGAAGTTGAGAACATATTGCATTCATATCTGAAGAAGTAGTAGCCATAAAATATCCTTTTTTTTGTTATTATCTATAATACTACTCTTTAAAAATTAAGATTTTGTTAAAAAAGTATAATTATTTGATACAGATATCCATAATTTTAAGTTTTAGTAACTTTTCAATATCTTTTACTTTTACCTCTATATCTATACCTCTTTTTCCTCCACTTACATATATCTTTTCAAAGTTTAATGCACTTTCATCTAATACTGTTCTTAATCTCTTTTTTTGACCAAAAGGAGAAATACCACCTAATAAATATCCAGTTACTTTTTGAGCTTCATCTTTATTTGCCATAATTGCATTTTTTGCACCCAAAGCCTTAGCTATACTTTTTAAAGACATTTTAGAACTAACAGGAATAATACCAACAGCTAACTCTTTGGGATTTAGTTCCACAAGAAGAGTTTTAAATACTTGGTTTGCATCTAAGTTTAGTTTTTCTACAGCTTCTAAGCCATAGTTTTCACATAAGGGGTCATGGTCATATTTATGTATAGAAAATTCACATTTATTTTTTTTAAGAAAATTAATTGCAGGAGTCATATAGTCTCTTTTTGATGAACTATATCAAAAATACGCTTTTATTTCTACCTTGATTTTTTGCTTCATATAAAGCTTTATCTGCTCTATTTAAAATAGTCTCTTCTGTATCTGTATGCCTAAATGTAGTGACTCCAAAACTTGCCGTTTTTTTACCAATATAAGGAAAAATTTCTTTTTCTATTGATTCTCTTATATATTCAGCTTTTGCCTGAACACCTTTTTCATCAGTATAAGGACAAATTATTAGGAACTCTTCTCCACCCCATCTTCCTAGAACATCCATTCTTCTTAAGTCTCTTCCTAAAACCTTGGCAAACTCAATTAATACCTTATCTCCAACTTGATGACCATATTCATCATTTACTTCTTTAAAATGGTCAATATCAATTAAAATAAGAGAAAACTTGTATCCTGTTCTACTACTTCTGTAAATCTCTTTTTCTAACTCCGTATCTAATTTTTGTCTATTATAGATATTTGTTAGCTTATCTGTAATATATAGTTTTTCTAGTTTCTCATTTTTTTCTTCTAAAAGTTTTTCGGTAAGTTTTAACTCATATAATAGTTTTTCTGTCTGTTCTTTTTGTAGTCTTAACTTTCTATTCCAATATACAAAGAAGACTATAATAAATACAAAAAAGAAGATTGTATATATAACTAAAGCATAATCTTTTCTACTCTCATAGGAAATCGCTACATATTTATTGTAAATATAGTCTCTGGTTTCTGGCGCTATTTGTGATAATAAACTAGAAAAAATCATACTTAACTCAGGTTCATCATTTCTAAACCCCATACTTAAGACTAGTTTTTCATCAAACTTTGCAGCTATTTTTAATTGTCCTAAATAAGACTCTTGAAACTTATATGCAGCTATTGGTAAAGCCCCAACAAAACCAAACAACTCTCCATTTATCACTTTTAATAAACCATCATCAACACTTTTTACACTCACAAAATCTAAAAAAGGATATTTTCTTTTTAAAGTCTTCTCAAAACTGTAGTCTTTTACAATCCCTATTTTTCTTCCTTCTAAATTACTAATATTATCAATAAAGGGAATATCAGGTTTTGTTGCTAATACTAAAGGTGTTGAAATAACAGGAGCAGAAAAGTTTAAATACTCTTCTCTATCTTTGGTTTTCATTCCTAAAGATAAAATATCACATCTTCTTGTTCTTAGATAATCCAAAGTTTGAGTCCAGCTTTCTGTTTTAACTAAAGTAATAGGAAAACCAAGCTCTTTTCTAAATATATCAAAGTACTCGCTACTTAAACCTATATGTCTTCCTTTTTTATCAATCTCTTCAAAAGGCATCCAATTCGGGTCGATACATAAAGTTAACTCTTTTTTCTTTTCTAAATATTTTTTTTGTTTCTTTGTAAGTATTGGATTATTTGTTACTGGTTCTAAAACAAACTCTTTTAACTTATCTATTCTTGATTGTTTTTTTACAATACCCATTTGAACATAAGTATCTGCAATTCTTTTTACTCTACTTAAATTTATACTTCCTAAAGGATATACTGACTTTACTATTAAGCTCTCTATTTGGTTTGCTTCAAAAAGAAGTTCTTCCCTTGATTTATTTTGAGAGTTATATTTCTTTAAAATAATATCAACAAGCTCTTCTTTATTTTCTAAAGCATATCTCCAGCCTTTTATAGTGGCTTGTTTAAAAGCTTTTACTCTATTTGGATATTTTAAATATTGAGCCTTTGAAGTAAATAAGTTATTTGTATAAAATTCTGCACCATAATTTTCTGGATTTATAATATTATATTTGGCACCTGCTTTATTTAGTTTATATACTTGATTAGTAAGAAAAATAGAAGTTACATCAACTCTCTTTTCTATAAAATCATTTATACTAAAAGTTTGAGGAACATCTATAAAATCATCTTTTGAAATACCAAACTGCTTTAGCATTAGATGAAAAGCTGTATTTCTTAAAGCATCACTTCCACCCATGAACCTTTTTCCACGAATATTACTTGGAAGCCTAATTCCTTCTTGACTAACTAAAACTAAAGGTGAATGCTTTAAAAAGTTTGCAATAAATACTAAATCATCACCATTTAAATACCTCTCAATAATACTTGAATAAGAGATAGCAAAATTAATTTTACCAGCTAATACATCATCAATAACAGAATCTTTTCTAAGGTAATTCATCTCTTTTATAATTACATCAAGGCCTATATTGTCATAATAACCTTTCTCTTTTGCAGCATAATACCCTGCATATTCAAACTGATGTAACCATGAAAGTTGAAGTGTAACTTGTGTTTTTTTAGCCATTAAATAAGTATATGGTAATAAAAGAATAAGAAAGAAAAAAAAGGTTTTGAATAGAGTCTTCATAATATTACCTTTCTGTTACAACCTATACTAACTTATAACAAATAAAACTATTATTAGAAAAATAAAATAGTTACATTTAAATTACATTATTTCAGTTAAGCACTTACTTTAAGACAAAATCATGTTCTAATAATATCAAAGAATTAACTAAAATAGAAATTTTGTGTTTCCCTTTATAGTGTTTCCTTGTAGTCATATTTTTAAAACTTTGCTTTTTAAAGAAACTCTTTTTTAATGTTTTTATCTCATTTTGGTTTATTATAAATATCTTATTAGAATACAAACCATTTGCTTTCAAATAAGAGATACAGTACTCTACTCTTAGTTTACCTAAAGGCTCATTTTCACTTATTAAGTCAAAAGAAAAAAGTAACTCTTCTCCTAGAAGAAGACTATCTTTACAAAGAAAATTATTGATTTTTACATGTTTACTTTTTTCATAACCAAATAAAACAAGTATCTCTTTATCTGCTTTTTTAAGTAAGGTTCTAGCTGCATGTTTACAAATCCAATCTAACTCTTTTGTTTTTCCAAGATTTGATTTTATAAACTCAATTACAAATTTTGGATTATCCTTTGAGATATCATTTAGATTGTTTGCAACACTTTTTTGGACATACTTTGATTTATCGTTTTTTAGAAGCTCAATTATCTCTAATACTTTTTTAGGATTCTTTTTAAAATTTGGCAAAGCAACTGCCCAAGGAAGTCTTGGTCTACACCCTTCACTTGCAAGTCTTCTTAAGTGTTCATTTTCAGATTTTGCCCAAAGTTTTAATTGAGACATTGTTTTATTTTCTTCTTTTAAAATAAATTGCCTAATTGCAAACTCAGAAGAAGATTCAAGGGTAAAAATTTCTAAAGCTTGTATAGAGTTCTCATAATCGTCTAAACCATAAACCTCTACAAAATCTTGAAAAAACATCGCTTCAAAAGAGTAAAAGTATTT contains:
- the ybaK gene encoding Cys-tRNA(Pro) deacylase; this translates as MTPAINFLKKNKCEFSIHKYDHDPLCENYGLEAVEKLNLDANQVFKTLLVELNPKELAVGIIPVSSKMSLKSIAKALGAKNAIMANKDEAQKVTGYLLGGISPFGQKKRLRTVLDESALNFEKIYVSGGKRGIDIEVKVKDIEKLLKLKIMDICIK
- a CDS encoding diguanylate cyclase codes for the protein MKTLFKTFFFFLILLLPYTYLMAKKTQVTLQLSWLHQFEYAGYYAAKEKGYYDNIGLDVIIKEMNYLRKDSVIDDVLAGKINFAISYSSIIERYLNGDDLVFIANFLKHSPLVLVSQEGIRLPSNIRGKRFMGGSDALRNTAFHLMLKQFGISKDDFIDVPQTFSINDFIEKRVDVTSIFLTNQVYKLNKAGAKYNIINPENYGAEFYTNNLFTSKAQYLKYPNRVKAFKQATIKGWRYALENKEELVDIILKKYNSQNKSREELLFEANQIESLIVKSVYPLGSINLSRVKRIADTYVQMGIVKKQSRIDKLKEFVLEPVTNNPILTKKQKKYLEKKKELTLCIDPNWMPFEEIDKKGRHIGLSSEYFDIFRKELGFPITLVKTESWTQTLDYLRTRRCDILSLGMKTKDREEYLNFSAPVISTPLVLATKPDIPFIDNISNLEGRKIGIVKDYSFEKTLKRKYPFLDFVSVKSVDDGLLKVINGELFGFVGALPIAAYKFQESYLGQLKIAAKFDEKLVLSMGFRNDEPELSMIFSSLLSQIAPETRDYIYNKYVAISYESRKDYALVIYTIFFFVFIIVFFVYWNRKLRLQKEQTEKLLYELKLTEKLLEEKNEKLEKLYITDKLTNIYNRQKLDTELEKEIYRSSRTGYKFSLILIDIDHFKEVNDEYGHQVGDKVLIEFAKVLGRDLRRMDVLGRWGGEEFLIICPYTDEKGVQAKAEYIRESIEKEIFPYIGKKTASFGVTTFRHTDTEETILNRADKALYEAKNQGRNKSVFLI
- a CDS encoding DNA alkylation repair protein: MAEQLKNVYTKEYIGNLANKIKEYYSSFDEEKFCKEIFDSSWESLELKQRMRHIAIVLNNNIKLEYKKQLEVLKLVSKYFYSFEAMFFQDFVEVYGLDDYENSIQALEIFTLESSSEFAIRQFILKEENKTMSQLKLWAKSENEHLRRLASEGCRPRLPWAVALPNFKKNPKKVLEIIELLKNDKSKYVQKSVANNLNDISKDNPKFVIEFIKSNLGKTKELDWICKHAARTLLKKADKEILVLFGYEKSKHVKINNFLCKDSLLLGEELLFSFDLISENEPLGKLRVEYCISYLKANGLYSNKIFIINQNEIKTLKKSFFKKQSFKNMTTRKHYKGKHKISILVNSLILLEHDFVLK